A genomic region of Catalinimonas niigatensis contains the following coding sequences:
- a CDS encoding ClpP family protease, translating to MSINASVIPMVIDNSGRGERAYDIYSLLLKERIIFLGTAIDDQIANVIVAQLLYLNSQSQTQQIDLYIQSPGGSVYAGLAIYDAMQMISAPVSTVAMGFSGSMATALLCSGHAGKRFALPQATVHMHPTGGGAKGYTEDVRIATREQERLQTQLFHIMGRHSGHSWKEIEDYFLRDRFLNAKEAQSFGLIDEVLGDTSNLIMLNKSELEVSLYNGKKLPSN from the coding sequence ATGTCAATCAACGCAAGTGTAATTCCTATGGTCATTGACAACAGTGGCCGGGGAGAAAGAGCCTATGATATTTATAGTTTATTGCTCAAGGAGCGCATCATCTTCCTGGGTACCGCCATTGATGACCAGATTGCTAACGTGATTGTGGCGCAATTGCTCTACCTCAACAGCCAGAGCCAGACGCAGCAGATTGATCTGTACATTCAGAGTCCGGGAGGCAGTGTGTATGCCGGGCTGGCCATCTACGATGCCATGCAGATGATTTCTGCTCCGGTCTCTACCGTGGCTATGGGCTTCTCCGGCAGTATGGCTACCGCCCTGCTTTGCTCAGGACATGCCGGTAAGCGCTTTGCCCTGCCACAAGCTACTGTTCATATGCACCCCACCGGAGGAGGAGCCAAAGGCTATACTGAAGATGTGCGGATAGCTACCCGTGAACAGGAGAGATTACAGACCCAACTCTTTCATATCATGGGCAGACACAGCGGCCATAGCTGGAAAGAAATAGAAGATTACTTTCTGCGCGATCGATTTCTGAACGCCAAAGAAGCACAATCCTTCGGTCTGATAGACGAGGTGCTGGGCGACACCAGCAATCTCATCATGCTAAACAAATCAGAACTGGAAGTCAGTCTGTACAATGGAAAGAAGTTACCGAGTAATTGA
- a CDS encoding PVC-type heme-binding CxxCH protein: protein MIAISTALFLGACSSVPAEKEENEALYSGSKFSEHIRTTEARTPEEERQGFKLPEGFEIQLYASEPDIGKPLNIAFDARGRLWVTQSHEYPFPAEPGEGADRLSILEDTDGDGKADTFTHYEDTLNIPIGLLPIADAAIAYSIPNLYRFTDNNGDDQADQSKVLLGEFGHTDTHGMVNNLTRGYDGWVYTCHGFTNTSTIAGTDGDSISMTSGNTFRFLPDGSRVEQNTFGQVNPFGLAYDDLGYMYSTDCHTSPIYQLIRGADYPHFGKKEIGIGFGPDTKPMGEESTALSGLVLYDATQFPEAYQNNFYIGDVVTCRVHRNSFEFKGSTPIAKAEEDLVKSEDPWFRPVDIKLGPDGALYIADFYNSIIGHYEVPLDHPKRDNIRGRIWRITYTGAEKSDDTNLADDSIEELLAALNHDNITVRMMAADQLADQAGEKAIAPAKALLNDASTEPKPYTLALWVLHRLDALEGETMRKAVAHNDPIVRTHVMRIIRETDDPEQQYYDLVTQALNDENPHVQRTAVEAIANYPSMQTIEALVAQKEKIPDYDTHYMYTLRLMLRNLMRDEEMMQMVAAKDWDEKQTSTLADVMVGVENADAGLFLYDYLASTEANEKLAVNLQHAVRFVPANRIAEVVRLGREKAGENLDLGFSIFKAMQDGLVQRGAANQTAMQAWGGQLAEDLFTAYLPGNSSPEVPDTSKIAVEDAEKLKLAIDLAGNYKLNALAPQMKEVLQAPVDDPAVKVAAAQALLTIAPQENALLVQDILQDEQLPVDVKRRLIAMLGEMPAATTTRVLAEVSNLPPDLQKEIATALASSEQARDLLFRKVQEGEIYARTLVDPKVKERILLNISDAQLSTFEDLVANVPALTEEKNELIEERLANFTNADSLVQSGVMVFNNHCKTCHRVTNEGGMIGPQLTGIGNWGAEALATKILDPNRNISEAFRTYTIKTKDGQVRTGLFRREEGEAMVFANMNGEEFSVAKSNIAEREPSQYTLMPDHFGDVLPQEDFNALLSYLLNQQ, encoded by the coding sequence ATGATTGCTATAAGTACAGCTCTGTTTTTAGGCGCCTGCAGTTCTGTTCCCGCAGAAAAAGAGGAAAATGAAGCGCTCTACAGCGGAAGCAAATTCAGCGAGCACATCAGAACCACTGAAGCCCGTACACCGGAGGAAGAACGACAGGGCTTCAAGCTGCCCGAAGGCTTTGAAATCCAGCTCTATGCCTCCGAACCGGATATTGGCAAGCCTCTTAATATTGCTTTTGATGCCCGGGGCAGGCTTTGGGTGACCCAATCACATGAATATCCTTTTCCTGCCGAGCCCGGTGAGGGTGCCGACCGCCTTTCCATACTGGAAGATACCGATGGGGACGGTAAGGCCGATACATTTACGCACTACGAAGATACGCTCAACATTCCTATCGGGCTGCTGCCCATAGCAGATGCGGCCATTGCTTACAGCATTCCTAACTTATACCGTTTTACCGACAACAATGGTGATGATCAGGCCGATCAGAGTAAGGTATTGTTGGGTGAATTTGGTCATACCGATACCCACGGCATGGTCAATAACCTGACAAGGGGCTACGATGGTTGGGTGTATACCTGTCATGGCTTTACCAATACTTCTACCATTGCCGGTACCGATGGAGATTCCATCAGCATGACTTCCGGCAATACCTTTCGCTTTCTGCCCGATGGCAGCCGGGTAGAGCAAAACACCTTCGGACAGGTAAACCCCTTCGGTTTAGCCTATGATGATCTGGGCTATATGTATTCTACCGATTGTCATACTTCTCCCATCTACCAGTTGATTCGTGGAGCGGATTATCCTCACTTTGGCAAGAAGGAAATCGGGATTGGTTTCGGCCCTGATACCAAGCCTATGGGGGAAGAATCTACCGCACTCTCCGGATTGGTACTGTACGATGCTACACAATTCCCTGAAGCCTATCAGAACAACTTCTATATCGGTGATGTGGTGACCTGTAGGGTGCATCGCAACTCATTTGAATTCAAAGGTTCTACCCCCATAGCCAAAGCGGAGGAAGATCTGGTGAAAAGTGAAGACCCCTGGTTCCGCCCGGTAGACATCAAACTGGGACCGGATGGCGCTTTGTACATTGCTGACTTTTATAATTCCATTATCGGTCACTATGAGGTGCCTTTGGATCACCCTAAACGAGATAATATAAGAGGAAGAATCTGGCGCATCACCTATACTGGAGCAGAAAAAAGTGACGATACCAATCTGGCAGATGATAGTATAGAAGAACTTCTGGCCGCACTGAACCATGACAACATCACAGTGCGCATGATGGCAGCCGATCAACTGGCCGATCAGGCAGGAGAGAAGGCCATTGCTCCCGCCAAAGCTTTGCTCAATGATGCATCTACTGAACCGAAGCCTTATACACTGGCGCTTTGGGTATTGCATCGGCTGGATGCTCTGGAAGGAGAAACCATGCGTAAGGCAGTGGCACATAATGACCCTATCGTCAGAACCCATGTGATGCGGATCATCAGAGAAACGGATGATCCTGAGCAGCAATATTATGATTTGGTGACCCAGGCACTGAATGATGAGAACCCACACGTACAAAGAACAGCGGTAGAAGCCATTGCCAATTATCCTAGCATGCAAACGATAGAGGCATTGGTAGCGCAAAAAGAGAAGATTCCTGACTACGATACCCATTATATGTATACCCTGCGCCTGATGCTGCGCAACCTCATGCGTGATGAAGAGATGATGCAGATGGTAGCGGCCAAAGATTGGGATGAAAAACAAACATCCACCCTAGCCGATGTGATGGTGGGCGTAGAAAATGCTGATGCAGGCCTGTTTCTCTATGATTACCTGGCCTCTACGGAGGCAAATGAAAAGCTGGCGGTCAATTTACAGCATGCCGTACGCTTTGTACCGGCTAATCGTATAGCAGAAGTAGTTCGGCTGGGCAGAGAGAAGGCAGGAGAAAACCTGGACCTGGGCTTCAGCATATTCAAAGCCATGCAGGATGGGTTAGTACAAAGGGGGGCAGCGAATCAGACGGCCATGCAAGCTTGGGGAGGGCAGCTTGCCGAAGACTTATTTACGGCCTACCTCCCCGGAAACAGCAGCCCTGAGGTACCTGATACCAGCAAAATCGCTGTTGAAGATGCAGAAAAGCTAAAATTAGCAATAGACCTGGCAGGAAATTACAAGCTTAACGCCCTGGCTCCTCAGATGAAGGAGGTATTACAGGCTCCGGTAGATGATCCGGCAGTGAAAGTAGCTGCTGCCCAGGCCCTGCTGACGATTGCGCCCCAGGAAAATGCCCTGCTGGTGCAGGATATTTTGCAGGATGAGCAGTTGCCAGTAGATGTGAAACGTCGCCTGATCGCTATGCTGGGTGAAATGCCCGCTGCCACGACCACCAGGGTGCTGGCGGAGGTCAGTAATCTTCCTCCTGACCTGCAAAAAGAAATAGCAACAGCACTGGCATCTTCAGAACAGGCTAGAGATCTTCTCTTTCGGAAGGTTCAAGAAGGAGAAATATACGCCCGTACCCTCGTTGACCCAAAAGTCAAAGAAAGAATACTGCTCAATATCTCAGATGCCCAGCTCAGCACCTTTGAAGACCTGGTTGCCAATGTACCGGCGCTTACTGAAGAGAAAAACGAACTGATTGAAGAGCGTCTGGCGAATTTCACCAATGCAGATTCCCTGGTGCAGTCGGGAGTGATGGTCTTCAATAACCATTGCAAGACCTGCCATAGGGTAACGAATGAAGGTGGGATGATAGGACCGCAACTCACCGGGATTGGTAACTGGGGTGCAGAAGCTTTAGCCACCAAAATTCTGGACCCCAACCGTAACATTTCAGAAGCATTCCGCACCTATACCATCAAAACCAAAGACGGGCAGGTCAGAACGGGCTTATTTCGCCGTGAGGAAGGCGAAGCGATGGTCTTTGCCAATATGAATGGAGAGGAGTTTTCTGTGGCCAAGTCTAATATTGCGGAGCGGGAGCCTTCTCAGTACACTTTGATGCCCGATCACTTCGGAGATGTACTACCACAGGAAGATTTCAATGCCTTACTGTCTTATCTGTTAAACCAACAATAG
- a CDS encoding RNA polymerase sigma factor gives MMNYDYPEQASVVREQLFLALYQKAFPLVAQYISKRGGSFEEAKDVFQDALVIYYEKVLTAQDAQVQHEQVYILGIAKHLWLKKFKRDQASTKLDHPEADVMAEEANENPSSQKLLMFLETAGKKCMDMLRAFYYDKLPLAEIAQSFGYSGIRSATVQKYKCIEKVRDTVKEKSLCYEDFLE, from the coding sequence ATGATGAATTATGATTATCCTGAGCAGGCCAGCGTAGTAAGAGAACAGCTTTTTCTGGCACTGTACCAGAAAGCTTTTCCGCTGGTGGCTCAATATATCAGCAAAAGAGGAGGCTCTTTTGAAGAAGCCAAAGATGTGTTTCAGGACGCGCTGGTCATTTATTATGAAAAGGTGCTGACAGCACAGGATGCGCAGGTGCAGCATGAGCAGGTGTATATACTGGGTATCGCCAAACATCTGTGGCTGAAGAAGTTTAAAAGAGATCAGGCATCTACTAAGCTGGATCATCCTGAAGCAGATGTAATGGCGGAAGAGGCTAATGAGAATCCTTCCAGCCAAAAACTGCTTATGTTCCTGGAGACTGCCGGAAAAAAATGTATGGATATGCTGCGGGCATTCTATTATGACAAACTACCCCTCGCTGAGATTGCCCAAAGTTTCGGCTATTCAGGCATACGCTCGGCTACGGTACAGAAGTACAAGTGCATAGAAAAAGTAAGAGATACGGTCAAAGAAAAATCACTGTGCTATGAGGACTTCCTTGAATGA